A window from Erythrobacter sp. YJ-T3-07 encodes these proteins:
- a CDS encoding alpha/beta hydrolase — protein MADAPAPNAATEPFVRADVRGLLDMLKAMNRPPVEEAGPVDGREGMRMMAQIGEAPPREMAVVKDVKVPGPAGDIPCRFYDVRESRDAGPAVLFLHGGGFVIGDLEVYHALCTEFAARLDLPVLSVDYRLAPEHPFPAAPDDCEAAARWLAASPEELDREITGLVITGDSAGGNLTIVTTNALRDRPADVPVLVQAPIYPVADEAGKHDSFRQFNDGYFLTGATMAWFTKCYAADPGSPRNLPMLGDCSGAPATVLCTAGLDPLRDSGRRYAASIVKDGTEVTYLEFPGIIHGFFTMRKAIPSGQADVEAFIDAVSAALERRK, from the coding sequence ATGGCAGACGCCCCCGCCCCCAACGCCGCGACCGAACCCTTCGTACGCGCCGATGTGCGCGGCCTGCTCGACATGCTCAAGGCGATGAACCGTCCGCCGGTCGAGGAAGCGGGCCCGGTCGACGGGCGCGAGGGGATGCGCATGATGGCGCAGATCGGGGAAGCCCCGCCGCGCGAGATGGCGGTGGTGAAGGACGTCAAGGTCCCCGGTCCGGCAGGCGATATCCCCTGCCGGTTCTACGATGTTCGCGAGTCGCGCGACGCAGGCCCGGCGGTGCTGTTCCTGCACGGCGGCGGCTTTGTGATAGGCGATCTGGAGGTCTACCACGCGCTGTGCACCGAATTTGCCGCACGGCTCGACCTGCCGGTGCTCTCGGTCGATTACCGACTCGCGCCCGAACACCCCTTCCCCGCCGCGCCCGACGATTGCGAGGCGGCGGCCCGCTGGCTGGCCGCTTCGCCCGAAGAGCTCGACCGCGAGATCACCGGGCTGGTCATCACCGGCGACAGCGCGGGCGGAAACCTGACGATCGTCACCACCAACGCCCTGCGCGACAGGCCTGCGGATGTGCCAGTGCTGGTCCAGGCGCCGATCTATCCGGTCGCGGACGAGGCGGGGAAGCACGATAGCTTCCGCCAGTTCAACGACGGCTATTTCCTCACCGGCGCGACCATGGCCTGGTTCACCAAGTGCTACGCCGCCGATCCCGGCAGCCCGCGCAACCTGCCGATGCTGGGCGACTGCAGCGGCGCCCCGGCAACCGTGCTGTGCACCGCCGGCCTCGATCCGCTGCGCGATTCCGGTCGCCGCTATGCAGCGTCTATAGTGAAAGATGGGACCGAAGTTACCTATCTGGAGTTTCCCGGTATCATCCACGGATTCTTCACCATGAGGAAGGCAATCCCCAGCGGCCAGGCCGACGTGGAGGCCTTTATCGACGCGGTAAGTGCAGCATTGGAACGACGCAAATGA
- a CDS encoding 2-oxoacid:acceptor oxidoreductase subunit alpha, protein MATQAPAASTDSSPTPDAIVVRFAGDSGDGMQLTGGQFTLSTALAGNDLATFPDFPAEIRAPQGTLFGVSAFQINFGSRAINTAGDAPDVLVAMNPAALKVNLPALKPGGLVIVDTGEFTKRNLDKAKYDANPLDDDTLAPFDVLAFDISARTLEAVEPFGLGKKDGLRCKNMWTLGLALWMFDRPREPLHDWLNKKFAKAPDIAGANIAALDAGHAYGETAELSAPLKQVHLPPAPSEPGLYRTITGAEAVSLGLVAGAQLAELPMFFGGYPITPASAILHHLARLKEYGVTTFQAEDEIAAVCAAIGASYAGQLGVTSSSGPGIALKTEALGLGIMTELPLVVVNSQRGGPSTGLPTKTEQSDLYQAVYGRNGDAPMPVIAARSPGDAFEVAIEACRLAVKYMTPVMLLTDGYIANAAEPWKVPDPSSFEPFPATFLTEPRGEVLEPYKRNENGSRPWIKPGTPHMMHRIGGIEKDANTGNISYDPANHQLMTDTRRDKIANIPVPDQEVAFGEDTGKLAVVGWGSTYGPIKQAVRRSIDKGCSVSHIHIRHIWPLPKNLGELLSGFDRVLVPEMNTGQLKTVLRDQLLVDAESLTKTSGQPFQIAELETAICAYFDGVKGNEGGEVQANEQQLPSPVESE, encoded by the coding sequence ATGGCGACTCAGGCGCCTGCTGCCTCCACCGACAGTTCACCTACACCCGACGCGATCGTTGTGCGCTTCGCCGGCGATTCCGGCGACGGCATGCAGCTGACGGGCGGGCAATTCACGCTCAGCACCGCGCTGGCGGGCAACGACCTTGCGACCTTCCCGGACTTCCCGGCGGAGATCCGCGCGCCGCAGGGCACGCTGTTCGGGGTTTCGGCCTTCCAGATCAATTTCGGCTCAAGAGCGATCAACACCGCGGGTGATGCGCCCGATGTGCTGGTGGCGATGAACCCCGCGGCGCTGAAGGTGAACTTGCCCGCGCTCAAGCCCGGCGGGCTGGTGATCGTCGACACGGGCGAGTTTACCAAGCGCAACCTCGACAAGGCGAAGTACGACGCCAATCCGCTCGACGACGATACGCTCGCGCCGTTCGATGTGCTCGCATTCGACATTTCCGCGCGCACGCTGGAAGCCGTGGAGCCTTTCGGTCTGGGCAAGAAGGACGGGCTGCGCTGCAAGAACATGTGGACGCTGGGCCTCGCGCTGTGGATGTTCGACCGTCCGCGCGAGCCGCTTCATGACTGGCTGAACAAGAAGTTCGCCAAAGCGCCCGACATTGCCGGGGCCAATATCGCTGCGCTCGACGCAGGGCATGCCTATGGCGAGACGGCGGAGCTTTCCGCACCGCTCAAGCAGGTCCACCTGCCGCCGGCGCCTTCGGAGCCGGGGCTCTACCGCACGATTACCGGTGCCGAAGCGGTCTCGCTCGGCCTCGTTGCCGGCGCGCAGCTGGCCGAGCTGCCGATGTTCTTCGGCGGCTACCCGATCACGCCCGCCTCAGCGATCCTGCATCACCTCGCGCGGCTGAAGGAATACGGCGTCACTACCTTCCAGGCGGAAGACGAGATTGCCGCCGTGTGCGCCGCGATCGGCGCGAGCTATGCGGGCCAGTTGGGCGTCACCAGCTCCAGCGGTCCGGGCATCGCCTTGAAGACTGAGGCGCTGGGCCTCGGCATCATGACCGAACTGCCGCTGGTGGTGGTCAATTCGCAGCGTGGCGGCCCGTCGACGGGCCTTCCGACCAAGACCGAGCAGAGCGATCTCTACCAGGCGGTCTATGGCCGCAACGGCGATGCGCCGATGCCGGTGATCGCCGCGCGCAGCCCCGGCGATGCGTTCGAGGTCGCCATCGAAGCCTGCCGACTGGCGGTCAAATACATGACGCCGGTCATGCTGCTGACCGATGGCTACATCGCCAATGCGGCCGAGCCGTGGAAGGTGCCCGATCCGAGCAGTTTCGAGCCGTTCCCCGCCACGTTCCTGACCGAACCGCGCGGCGAGGTGCTGGAGCCGTACAAGCGCAACGAAAACGGTTCGCGCCCGTGGATCAAGCCCGGCACTCCGCACATGATGCACCGCATCGGCGGGATCGAGAAGGACGCCAACACCGGCAACATCTCCTACGATCCGGCCAACCACCAGCTGATGACCGACACGCGGCGCGACAAGATCGCGAACATCCCCGTGCCCGATCAGGAAGTGGCTTTCGGTGAAGACACCGGCAAGCTGGCGGTTGTCGGCTGGGGTTCGACCTACGGCCCGATCAAGCAGGCGGTGCGCCGCAGCATCGACAAGGGCTGCTCGGTCTCGCACATCCACATCCGCCACATCTGGCCGCTGCCCAAGAACCTCGGCGAATTGCTGAGCGGGTTCGACCGCGTGCTGGTGCCCGAAATGAACACCGGCCAGCTCAAGACCGTGCTGCGCGACCAGCTGCTGGTCGACGCCGAAAGCCTGACCAAGACCAGCGGCCAGCCGTTCCAGATCGCCGAACTGGAAACAGCGATTTGCGCCTACTTCGATGGCGTCAAAGGCAACGAGGGCGGCGAAGTGCAGGCTAACGAACAGCAACTGCCGAGCCCGGTGGAGAGCGAATAA
- a CDS encoding 2-oxoacid:ferredoxin oxidoreductase subunit beta has protein sequence MNAPVKIETTLKDWETDQEVRWCPGCGDYAILKAVQRTLPQLGCDPANTVFISGIGCSSRFPYYIESYGFHTIHGRAPAVATGVKLANPDLDVWLVTGDGDGLSIGGNHMMHVLRRNVNMQIMLFNNEIYGLTKGQYSPTSREGTRSPTSPIGSVDRPANPCAFALGSGARFVGRGIDVSKNLPDVLKAAHAHQGAAFVEIFQNCIVYNKDVFDAFAAPKGAEGQQLWLADGEPMLFDKGEKGLAFDAENLHFTVVDVVDGDWQAAGVRVHNVKNRVMAHLLAELPFGEFPMPLGVLYDDPAPTYESAVIAEREASVSGKEANLAKLLSGGQTWTVSGTAADPV, from the coding sequence ATGAACGCACCCGTGAAAATCGAAACCACGCTCAAGGACTGGGAAACCGACCAGGAGGTCCGCTGGTGCCCGGGTTGCGGGGACTATGCGATCCTCAAGGCCGTGCAGCGCACGCTGCCGCAGCTCGGCTGCGATCCGGCGAACACCGTGTTCATCTCCGGCATCGGCTGCTCCAGCCGTTTTCCCTATTATATCGAGAGCTACGGCTTCCACACGATCCACGGCCGCGCGCCCGCGGTGGCGACGGGCGTGAAACTCGCCAATCCGGATCTCGACGTCTGGCTGGTCACCGGCGACGGCGATGGCCTGAGCATCGGCGGCAACCACATGATGCATGTGCTGCGCCGCAACGTGAACATGCAGATCATGCTGTTCAACAACGAGATCTATGGCCTGACGAAGGGCCAGTACTCGCCCACCAGCCGCGAGGGCACGCGCTCGCCGACCAGCCCGATCGGCTCGGTCGACCGCCCCGCGAACCCCTGCGCCTTTGCGCTGGGCAGCGGCGCGCGCTTCGTCGGGCGCGGGATCGACGTGTCGAAGAACCTGCCCGATGTGCTCAAGGCAGCGCACGCCCACCAGGGCGCGGCCTTCGTCGAGATCTTCCAGAACTGCATCGTCTACAACAAGGACGTGTTCGACGCCTTCGCCGCGCCCAAGGGTGCGGAAGGCCAGCAGCTGTGGCTGGCCGATGGAGAGCCGATGCTGTTCGACAAGGGTGAGAAGGGCCTCGCGTTCGATGCCGAGAACCTTCACTTCACCGTGGTCGATGTCGTGGATGGTGACTGGCAGGCGGCGGGCGTGCGCGTGCACAACGTCAAGAACCGCGTGATGGCGCACCTGCTCGCCGAGCTGCCCTTCGGTGAATTCCCCATGCCGCTGGGCGTGCTCTACGACGATCCTGCGCCGACCTACGAAAGTGCGGTGATTGCAGAGCGCGAAGCTTCGGTGAGCGGTAAGGAAGCGAACCTCGCCAAGCTGCTCAGCGGCGGCCAGACCTGGACGGTCAGCGGGACCGCTGCCGACCCGGTCTAG
- a CDS encoding phosphatase PAP2 family protein → MQETRGPHASAPDSPLPAENYAVPERGFTIDRHKALLAAAGLWAVWIFMIWLVTQGHSTPFDRSGLLLYRSGVDFHPLGGNMLEEAVRDITALGGVILSTLTALAAVIALLFLRMRREATLFVATVVLGWGLNALMKTIVGRERPTLVPHLTEAAGYSFPSGHSFTSAMIYIGMALAFASFSKRHSVRYTLIGSAMVISAMIAWSRVMLGVHFPSDVIAGWSGGAAWAFTAAALLYEPAKRAADSDAAHRLDPMEHEVHGT, encoded by the coding sequence ATGCAAGAGACACGCGGCCCACACGCATCCGCACCGGATTCGCCGCTGCCCGCGGAGAACTATGCGGTCCCCGAAAGGGGATTTACCATCGACCGGCACAAGGCACTGCTCGCAGCAGCGGGACTATGGGCGGTCTGGATCTTCATGATCTGGCTGGTCACCCAGGGTCATTCGACGCCGTTCGACCGGTCGGGCCTGCTGCTTTACCGTTCCGGCGTCGATTTCCACCCGCTCGGCGGCAACATGCTTGAAGAGGCTGTGCGCGACATCACCGCGCTGGGCGGCGTCATCCTGTCCACCCTCACCGCCCTCGCAGCGGTGATCGCGCTGCTGTTTCTCCGAATGCGGCGCGAAGCCACCCTGTTCGTGGCCACCGTGGTTCTGGGCTGGGGCCTCAATGCACTGATGAAGACGATCGTGGGGCGCGAACGCCCGACACTGGTGCCGCACCTTACCGAAGCGGCAGGGTACAGCTTTCCCAGCGGTCACAGCTTCACCTCCGCGATGATCTATATCGGCATGGCGCTCGCCTTCGCCTCCTTCAGCAAGCGCCACTCGGTGCGCTATACGCTGATCGGGAGCGCGATGGTGATCTCCGCGATGATCGCGTGGAGCAGGGTCATGCTGGGCGTGCACTTTCCCAGCGACGTGATTGCCGGCTGGTCGGGCGGCGCAGCGTGGGCCTTCACCGCTGCTGCGCTGCTATACGAACCGGCCAAGCGCGCCGCCGACAGCGACGCCGCCCACCGGCTCGATCCGATGGAACACGAAGTCCACGGAACCTAG
- a CDS encoding deoxyribodipyrimidine photo-lyase, with translation MASPQIVWLRRDLRLADQPALYAAAQAGPMIPVFVLDDERTGDRKYGGASRWWLHHSLESLAKGFGRHNAQLILRCGDSVNILADLAAKTGASAIHANRHYEPWWRKAQGNLKKALPDGCELELHDGNYLMPPGTATTGSGTPYKIYTPFSRALRDLMPPRDELPAPETISQPSQLPPSDDLSDWGLLPTNPDWSTKMAKFWSIGEDAALERLDWWADHVGEYDEGRNLPSVDQTSQMSPHLHWGEISPVQIWHRMKDKRSDGWRTYESELIWRDYAQNVLCQFPRYPEESYRDAIDDAKLWRNPNRGHVIQEELEAWQQGRTGYPIVDAGMRQLWAIGWMHNRVRMIAASFLIKHLLIDWRHGERWFWDTLVDADYASNGTNWQWVAGTGVDSNMFPRIMAPLSQSEKFDAADYIREWVPELADLPDSEIHDPSDKCRPGDYPAKIIGHKEARERALEAYRAMKDD, from the coding sequence ATGGCTTCTCCTCAGATCGTCTGGCTGCGGCGCGACTTGCGTCTGGCCGATCAACCCGCGCTCTACGCAGCGGCCCAGGCCGGGCCGATGATCCCGGTCTTCGTGCTCGACGATGAGCGGACGGGCGATCGGAAATACGGCGGTGCGTCGCGCTGGTGGTTGCACCATTCGCTGGAAAGCCTCGCCAAGGGTTTCGGTCGGCACAATGCGCAGCTGATCCTGCGGTGCGGCGACAGCGTAAACATCCTCGCCGATCTTGCTGCCAAGACCGGGGCAAGTGCGATCCACGCCAACCGCCATTACGAACCGTGGTGGCGCAAGGCGCAGGGTAATCTCAAGAAGGCGTTGCCCGACGGGTGCGAACTGGAACTGCACGACGGCAACTACCTGATGCCGCCCGGCACCGCGACGACCGGCTCGGGCACGCCGTACAAGATCTACACCCCGTTCTCCCGCGCGCTGCGCGATCTGATGCCCCCGCGCGACGAACTGCCTGCGCCCGAGACCATCTCGCAGCCCTCGCAGCTGCCGCCGAGCGACGATCTGTCAGACTGGGGTCTGCTCCCAACCAATCCCGACTGGTCGACCAAGATGGCGAAGTTCTGGTCGATCGGAGAGGACGCCGCGCTTGAACGGCTCGACTGGTGGGCGGACCATGTCGGCGAGTACGACGAAGGCCGCAACCTGCCATCGGTCGACCAGACCAGCCAGATGTCGCCGCACCTGCACTGGGGCGAGATTTCCCCGGTCCAGATCTGGCATCGAATGAAGGACAAGCGCAGCGACGGATGGCGGACATACGAGAGCGAGCTGATCTGGCGCGATTACGCGCAGAACGTGTTGTGCCAGTTCCCGCGTTACCCCGAGGAGAGCTATCGCGACGCGATCGACGACGCCAAGCTGTGGCGCAATCCCAATCGCGGGCATGTGATTCAGGAAGAGCTGGAAGCCTGGCAGCAGGGCCGGACCGGCTACCCGATCGTCGATGCCGGGATGCGTCAGCTGTGGGCGATCGGCTGGATGCACAACCGCGTGCGGATGATCGCGGCCAGCTTCCTCATCAAGCATCTGCTGATCGACTGGCGGCACGGCGAGCGCTGGTTCTGGGACACGCTGGTCGATGCCGACTACGCCAGCAACGGCACCAACTGGCAATGGGTCGCAGGCACCGGTGTGGACAGCAACATGTTCCCCCGGATCATGGCCCCGCTGAGCCAGAGCGAGAAGTTCGATGCGGCCGACTATATCCGCGAATGGGTGCCCGAACTGGCGGACCTGCCCGACAGCGAAATCCACGACCCATCGGATAAATGCCGCCCCGGCGACTACCCGGCAAAGATCATCGGCCACAAGGAGGCGCGAGAGCGGGCGCTGGAAGCCTACCGCGCGATGAAGGACGATTGA
- a CDS encoding cyclopropane-fatty-acyl-phospholipid synthase family protein produces MGVSENQRGGDLLAASQRFERKPGIFARLLAPGFHKLLDKMDEGIARGAVLGRLPDGSTRLLGGRAPGFEAEVTIHNWRALVRVATGGSVGWYQAWEAGEWSSPDPVPLFALFMQNAATLGDTARAKGGWKRALRSAHGKQRNTRKGSEKNISAHYDLGNDFYAAWLGETMTYSAALFDEGSAPQTLNRAQRSKIDAILDRVALKPGDTLLEIGCGWGTLARAAADRGATVDAISLSEEQLAWARRQSVGDARFLFQDYRDTNGQYDAIASVEMVEALGREYWPTFMDCVARNLKPGGRAGIQFIAIDDALFDSYAASADFIQAYIFPGGLLIRASEFRALGEERGLRWTDEKRFGIDYAETLRIWREAFDRAAAESILPEGFDDRFRALWRYYLMYCEGGFRGGGIDVYQVTLVKER; encoded by the coding sequence ATGGGGGTAAGCGAAAACCAGCGCGGAGGCGATTTGCTCGCCGCATCGCAACGCTTCGAACGGAAGCCGGGCATCTTCGCCCGCCTGCTCGCCCCCGGATTTCACAAGCTGCTCGACAAGATGGACGAAGGCATTGCGCGTGGCGCGGTCCTCGGTCGCTTGCCCGATGGCAGCACCCGGCTGCTGGGCGGTCGTGCTCCGGGTTTCGAGGCGGAGGTGACGATCCACAACTGGCGCGCGCTGGTGCGGGTCGCGACCGGCGGTTCGGTGGGCTGGTATCAGGCGTGGGAAGCGGGCGAATGGTCGAGCCCCGATCCGGTGCCGCTGTTCGCGCTGTTCATGCAGAACGCGGCTACACTGGGCGATACGGCCCGCGCCAAGGGCGGGTGGAAGCGCGCGCTGCGCAGTGCGCATGGCAAGCAGCGTAACACCCGCAAAGGGTCGGAGAAGAACATCTCCGCGCACTACGACCTCGGCAACGATTTCTACGCGGCGTGGCTGGGCGAGACGATGACCTATTCCGCCGCGCTGTTCGATGAAGGCAGCGCGCCGCAGACGCTCAATAGGGCGCAGCGGTCGAAGATCGACGCGATCCTCGACCGCGTGGCGCTCAAGCCCGGCGACACTCTGCTTGAAATCGGCTGCGGCTGGGGCACGCTGGCCCGCGCGGCGGCGGATCGCGGGGCGACGGTCGATGCGATCAGCCTGTCGGAAGAGCAGCTTGCCTGGGCACGGCGGCAAAGCGTCGGCGATGCGCGCTTCCTGTTTCAGGATTACCGCGACACCAACGGCCAGTACGATGCCATCGCCAGCGTCGAGATGGTCGAGGCGCTGGGCCGCGAATACTGGCCGACCTTCATGGATTGCGTCGCGCGAAACCTGAAACCTGGCGGGCGGGCCGGGATCCAGTTCATCGCGATCGACGATGCGCTGTTCGATTCCTACGCCGCCAGCGCGGACTTCATCCAGGCCTATATCTTCCCCGGCGGCCTGCTGATCCGCGCGTCCGAATTCCGCGCCCTCGGCGAAGAACGCGGCCTTCGCTGGACGGACGAGAAGCGCTTCGGCATCGACTATGCCGAGACGCTGCGGATCTGGCGCGAGGCGTTCGATCGTGCGGCGGCGGAGTCGATCCTGCCCGAAGGCTTCGACGATCGCTTCCGCGCTCTGTGGCGCTATTACCTGATGTATTGCGAAGGCGGTTTCCGCGGTGGCGGGATCGATGTGTACCAGGTGACCCTGGTTAAGGAGAGATGA
- a CDS encoding serine hydrolase: protein MTKYLALIAALALPLAGCATAPVDTARGVTASMPTDPLPLVGSEVLFWDDATRSARFRSMETFFPGQEVAPPETPRALPQGEPLPAKTQAAIRAYMSSKNAAGVMVLQDGKVRFVDYGLGFGPDDRWSSFSVAKSFTSTLLGAALRDGFIASLSDPVSQYIPGLKGSAYDDVTVEQLATMTSGVKWNEDYTDPNSDVAKMYNVTPEPGHDQVVEYMKTLPREAPAGEKWVYKTGETNLIGVLVENAVGETLAEYAKRKIVDPVGFAHPLFWQTDLSGRSVGGCCLSAALSDYARMGQFALEGGDGVVPDGWFAEAGSPQVDFGNGFGYGYQWWTYPGGNFGAQGIFGQSITILPASRVVIAIVSNWPAASRKDLSAERLKLLATIGAGL, encoded by the coding sequence ATGACTAAGTACCTCGCGCTGATTGCGGCGCTAGCCCTTCCGCTCGCCGGATGTGCGACCGCTCCGGTCGATACCGCGCGCGGCGTCACTGCGAGCATGCCCACGGACCCGCTGCCGTTGGTGGGGTCAGAGGTGCTGTTCTGGGACGATGCAACGCGCTCGGCCCGCTTCCGCTCGATGGAGACCTTCTTCCCCGGTCAGGAGGTCGCTCCGCCTGAAACGCCGCGGGCGCTTCCGCAGGGTGAGCCACTGCCCGCGAAAACGCAGGCCGCGATCCGCGCCTATATGTCCAGCAAGAACGCAGCCGGGGTGATGGTGCTGCAGGACGGCAAGGTCCGCTTCGTCGACTACGGCCTCGGCTTCGGTCCTGATGATCGCTGGAGCAGCTTCTCGGTCGCGAAAAGCTTTACCTCGACCCTGCTGGGCGCGGCGCTGAGGGACGGTTTCATCGCCAGCCTGAGCGATCCCGTGTCGCAGTACATTCCCGGGCTGAAGGGCAGCGCATACGACGATGTGACCGTCGAGCAACTCGCCACGATGACCTCCGGCGTGAAGTGGAACGAGGATTACACTGATCCCAATTCCGACGTGGCGAAGATGTACAACGTCACGCCCGAGCCGGGTCACGACCAGGTGGTCGAATACATGAAGACCCTGCCGCGAGAGGCGCCTGCGGGCGAGAAGTGGGTCTACAAGACTGGCGAGACCAATCTGATCGGCGTGCTGGTGGAAAACGCGGTGGGCGAGACGCTGGCCGAATATGCCAAGCGCAAGATCGTCGATCCGGTCGGCTTTGCCCACCCGCTGTTCTGGCAGACCGATCTTTCGGGCCGCAGCGTGGGCGGGTGCTGCCTGTCGGCTGCGCTCAGCGATTATGCGCGGATGGGCCAGTTCGCGCTAGAAGGCGGGGATGGCGTGGTGCCCGATGGCTGGTTCGCGGAAGCGGGATCGCCGCAGGTCGATTTCGGCAACGGCTTTGGCTACGGCTACCAGTGGTGGACCTATCCCGGCGGCAATTTCGGCGCGCAGGGCATTTTCGGCCAGTCGATCACGATCCTGCCCGCGAGCCGGGTGGTGATCGCAATCGTGTCCAACTGGCCTGCTGCATCCCGCAAGGATCTCTCCGCCGAACGTCTCAAGCTGCTGGCGACGATCGGGGCAGGTCTCTAG
- a CDS encoding PilZ domain-containing protein, with the protein MVALKHGYADAVQEDRCAPRTKLAIPAQLRVSGGGTFRTVVHDLSIAGFSASSIGRLHPEQACWLTLPGLQPIEARVVWWNHSIAGAAFENMLAAEVLDDLLSVWRAPKGGGVTRSCLF; encoded by the coding sequence ATGGTTGCGTTGAAGCACGGCTATGCCGACGCGGTGCAGGAAGATCGCTGCGCGCCGCGCACAAAACTTGCCATACCGGCACAATTGCGGGTCAGCGGGGGCGGCACTTTCCGCACGGTAGTCCACGATCTGTCGATCGCGGGCTTCAGCGCATCATCGATCGGACGACTGCATCCCGAACAGGCCTGCTGGCTTACGCTTCCCGGCCTCCAGCCGATCGAAGCGCGGGTCGTCTGGTGGAACCACTCGATTGCGGGGGCCGCCTTCGAAAACATGCTCGCCGCCGAAGTGCTCGACGATCTGCTGTCCGTCTGGCGGGCCCCGAAAGGTGGCGGAGTGACCCGATCCTGCCTGTTCTGA
- a CDS encoding SDR family oxidoreductase translates to MAENKPFEGRVALVTGASRGIGAATAQALAAKGAHVILTARDDAALERVEDAIHNDGGTATIAPVDLTENDGVARLAQAISSRWDALDMLVISAAYLPTLTPVTQIEPKQFNNAITVNLLATQALLAGLHPMLKRADAGRVIGLTSSVGATPRAYWSAYGSTKAAFDNLLECYGQEVANTGAIRVALVDPGATRTAMREKAYPGEDPQTVKPPEEVASRIAELFEGDFETGHRERIG, encoded by the coding sequence ATGGCAGAGAACAAGCCGTTCGAGGGGCGCGTTGCGCTCGTCACCGGGGCATCGCGCGGAATCGGCGCGGCCACCGCACAAGCGCTCGCCGCTAAAGGTGCGCACGTCATCCTCACCGCGCGCGATGATGCCGCGCTGGAACGGGTCGAGGATGCGATCCACAACGACGGCGGCACTGCCACGATCGCGCCCGTCGACCTGACCGAGAACGACGGCGTTGCGCGACTCGCACAGGCGATCTCCAGCCGCTGGGACGCGCTCGACATGCTGGTGATCAGCGCAGCCTATCTGCCGACGCTGACTCCTGTGACGCAGATCGAGCCGAAGCAGTTCAACAATGCGATCACGGTCAACCTGCTCGCCACGCAGGCATTGCTCGCCGGGTTGCACCCGATGCTCAAGCGCGCCGACGCCGGTCGCGTGATCGGCCTGACCAGCAGCGTGGGCGCAACCCCGCGCGCCTACTGGTCTGCCTACGGATCGACCAAGGCCGCGTTCGACAACCTGCTGGAATGCTACGGCCAGGAAGTCGCCAATACCGGCGCGATCCGCGTCGCGCTGGTCGATCCGGGTGCCACCCGCACCGCCATGCGCGAGAAAGCCTATCCCGGCGAAGACCCGCAGACGGTCAAGCCGCCCGAGGAAGTGGCCAGCCGGATCGCGGAGCTTTTCGAAGGCGATTTCGAGACCGGTCACCGGGAAAGAATTGGTTAA